The segment CCTCCGGATAGACTTCCCAGCCCATGGCCGTCTGTTCGGCGTCTGTTGAGGGTGGTCCGGCCCGGCTGGCCCCGCCTTCGCTGACCCACTGACGGAAATAGTAATTCACTCCTAGAAAGTCCAGGGGTTGTTTGGCAGAAGCCAGCGCCACCGGATCGATTTCAGGCATGGATTCGGCGTAGTCGGCCACCGCCAGCGCCGGAAATCTGCCCCGGAAGATAGGATCGAGATACCAACGGTTAAGCTTTTCATCCACCAGCCGGGCCGCATGCTTGTCTTCGGCCCGCTCTGAGGCGGCGTCCACGGGGTATAGGTTCAGCACCGTGCCCAGCTCTGCGGCCGTGTTTTGTGCTCTGAGTGCACGAATCACACTGCCGTGAGCCAGTTGAATCTGGTAGGAAGCCAGCAGCGACGCCCGCAAATCCTGAAGGCCGGGGGCATGGCGTCCCACGTGATAGCCCAATTCAGCAGTGCACCACGGCTCATTGAAGGTGGCATAACTGGCGACGCGGTTGCCCAGCCGCCCATACACGGCCAGCGCGTAGTCAGTGAACCAATCGGGCATATCTGGATGAGGCCAACCGCCCCGGTCTTGTAAGGCCTGCGGCAAATCCCAGTGATACAGCGTCACGTGCGGTTGCAGGCCCCGCTCCAGTGCGCCGTCTACCAGCCGCTCGTAGAAGTCCAGCCCAGCCGCATTGACGTTTCCGGTTCCCTGCGGCAGAATGCGCGGCCACGCCACACTGAAGCGGTAGGCATTGAGATTCAGCCCGGCTACCAAATCCAGATCGGACGCCCAGCGGTGATAGTGATCGCAGGCCACGTCACCCGATTCGCCGCCCAGCACCTTGCCCGGAATGCGGCTGTAAGTGTCCCAGATGCTCGGCCCGCGCCCATCTTCCTGCGTAGCTCCCTCAATCTGGTAGGCGCTTGTGGCGACGCCCCATATGAAATCCGGCGGAAATGCTCCAATGATGGGTGTGGTTTGATTAACCGTTTTGGAACCGTTTTGGATGGTCATAGAGACTCCTTGATGGCAGATCTGCTGTGCTGAGCACCTGCTGGGCCAGAATTGCTCGGTGAAGCTGCCTGACCTAAACGGGCAAGCTCAGCCTAGGGCAGCTGTGGCCCCGGCAAATTACTTCATACCTGAACCTTATACGAGTGTATGTTGAGCAGCTCGGAGAACTACAGCCAATTCAGGCCACCAAGCCATTCCAAACAGCAAGCTGGCTTAGATGAGAAGCTAGGTGTGCTGACCTGCCATAAATCCTCAATGTTTCTTATTAGTACTACAGTTGCAGTTAAGAGCGTTAGCATGAGGCATGTCGAGCTCTTCCCCTCTGTCTCAACCCCATCACTGGTCGGCTGACTTGAAGGTGCTCCACCAACGGATTGCGTCCCGTTTTACCCGCAGTGAACAACGTCAGCGGGCCTTCGCATACTTGCAGGCTCTCCTCAGCCCTGTTGAGCGCAAGAACGGCTGGCAGATCGCCGAGCAGATCGGTGAGCGCACGCCCTTCGGCGTGCAACGCTTGTTGTCCACGGCGCAGTGGGATGCGGAGGTCGTTCGTGACGACCTCCGCGAGTACGTCCTCGAACACCTTCAGACCCCCGAAGCGGTGCTGATCCTCGATGAAACCGGCTTTCTCAAGAAGGGCACGCAATCCGCTGGTGTCCAACGGCAGTACAGCGGCACTGCGGGGCGAGTTGAAAACTGTCAAATTGGGGTCTTCCTCGCCTACGCCACGCCTCATGGCACTGCCCTGATCGACCGCGAGCTCTTTTTGCCCAAAAGCTGGGTGGATGATCCTGCCCGGTGTGCAGCGGCTCAGATTCCTGAGACTGTTGGGGCCGCGACCAAGCCACAACTCGCGCTCGCCATGCTTGAGCGGGCTTTACAGGCGGCGTACACGCCGCCTGGGTCACTGGCGACGCGGTGTATTCGGCTTCCAACGTCCGTAGCTTCCTCGAACAGCGTCAGCAACCATATGTCTTGGCGGTGGCGTCAAATTGTCATGTGTGGACTTGGGACCAGTCTGGTCCCAAGCAAACCCAGGTGGCTGACGTCGCCCAGCAGTTTGAGCCGGATCAGTGGCAGACCTGGAGTGCCGGTTCCGGGAGCAAGGGAGACCGCCTCTTTGAGTGGGCTTGGGTCAGTGTCACCGAATTGATGGGTCCCGCCGTGTCGGCGGGACTCGGGCCGATCCTGCCAGCTGGATTCGAGCGTTGGGTGCTGGTTCGTCGCTCGCTCAAAGACCCCACAGACCTCGCGTATTACCTGGCCTTCGCACCCTCAAGCACGACCTTGCCAGAGGTCGTGCAGGCCGCTGGATCACGGTGGGCGATAGAAGTGGCCTTTGAGATGGCCAAGGGTGAGGTGGGGTTGGATCACTATGAAGTGCGCTCGTGGGTGGGCTGGTACCGACATATCACGCTAGCCCTGTTGGCCCACGCTTTCCTGACCGTGGTCACCGCCCACGAAAAAAAGGGGGGTCAGTCAACGACCCGGAGTTGATTCCATTGACGGTTCCTGAGGTGCGCCGTCTGTTGCGCTTGGTTCTCCCGCAGCACCAGCTCAACCTGCGGATCTGGGAGTGGTCGGGGTGGCGACGACGCCACCAGGCACGAGCCCAACGGTGTCATCGCCAACGTCAACAACGCTGGCTCTCCTCCCGCTAACTGCAACTGTAGTATTAGAGGCTGTCTGGAAAGCGTGGTTGCAGGGGGTTTTGAGAGATTATACAATTTTTTCATGCGTGCGCGAACGTATTCCACGGACACCAGCGATGCCGAGTGGGTGCTGCTCGAACCCCTCATTCCTGCGCCCAAACCCGGTGGGCGTCCCGCTCGTATCGCTCGCCGCGAGATCATGGATGCGATCTTCTACGTGAAACGAGGTGGGGTGTCCTGGCGCTTGTTGCCCGTTGATTTTCCCCACTGGAAGACGGTGTATGACTATTTTCGACAATGGAAGCAGAGCGGGCTGTGGGAGAGCATTAATGATGCCCTCCGAGCTCAGGTGCGCGAAGCAGAGGGGAGAAATGCGGTGCCCACAGCAGGAATCGTCGACTCGAGGAGCGTGAAAACCTCGCAAAAAGGGGGGTCCGAGGGTACGACGGTGGCAAGAAAGTCAACGGACGAAAACATCATCTGATCGTCGATACCCTGGGCCTCCTGCTCAGGGTCAAGGTTCTACCCGCAAACATCACCGACCGAGAAGGCAGCCAGCAACTCCTGCAGGAGTTGCGTCAAAACCAGCCCCAAATGAAACTCCACCTCTTTGCCGATGGTGGATACACAGGCAAATGGGAAGGCTGGGTCAAAACGACCCTCGGCTACACCGTAGAGATCGTGCAGCGCTCCGACGCCAATACCCGTGGGTATTGGCTCCCAGAGGGGCAGAAACTGACCGAGGAGCAGATCAAAACCTTTCGTGGGCACCGCGGCTTCGTGGTGATCAAGAAGCGCTGGGTGGTGGAGCGCAGCTTCGCGTGGCTGTCCTTTGACCGTCGACTCAACCGTGAATACGACCTCCTGCCCGAGACGACCGAGGCATTCATCCAGCTCTCCTTCATCCGTCGTATGATTCGCAGACTCGCTGCTCTTGCCCAACAGAACGCAGTTTCTACCTGATTCTCCGCTTTCCAGACAGTCTCTTAGAGCATTTGACAGAATAAGAGGATAAGGAAACGGGTCGGGGCACGTGGGTACAGCATTGATCTCCGAGAACGGATGGTTGCGGCTGCACTGAACGAGCAACACCATCCGTGGGTGGCCCAAACGTTCGGAGTCGATGTTCGGACCATCGCGTTCTATCTGAGGAAACATGAGGCGGGCACGCTCTCACAAGTCAAACGCCCGACCAGACGTCGCTCGAGCGTGCAGAGCGAGCAGGAGCAGGTCCTCCTCCAGCAGCTGGAGGAGGACCTCGACGCGACGTTGGAAGAACATGCCCGCCTGTTGGAGGCCAAGACTGGTCTCAAGATCAGCTACCGAACGGTGGACCGGGTCTTCCGGCGACATGGCATCACCTACAAAAAAGACACGGGTCGCCGCCGAACCCAATGAGGAACTACGTCAGCAGGTCCTGAATGACCGCCATGCCCGACCTTCAGACTCCGGCCCGGCTGGTCTTTCTGGATGAACGTGGCTTCAATACCACGATGACTCGTGGGGAGGGTCGCGCGCACCGGACACGGCACGCGGTCTGTTCGGTGCCCCGCAACTGGGGACGGAATCAAACGCTCGTGTGCGCGTTGCAGGCCAGTGGTCCCTTTGCCCCACTGATCTGGGAAGGCGCGGTGAACGGCGTGAGTTTCGAGTGGTACGGACGAGAACTCCTGTGCCCGGCCTTGACCCCTGGACAAGTGGTGGTGCTGGACAATCTCTCGGCACATCACCGTGCGTCCGTTCGGATGCACGGTGAAGCCAGGGGTGGTGTCGTGCTGTTCTTGCCCCCGTCTAGCCCTGACTTCAATCCCATCGAACAGCTGTTTTCCAAAGTCAAAGCCCGCGTTCGCGCGGGTGAATGGCGAGAAGTTCCAGCATTGCTTCAGGGGATTTCGGATGCCCTGGATGCCGTTTCGTTACAAGATGTCTTTGGCTGGTTCACCCACGTCTTCTCCGACATCTTCTTATGTCAAATGCTCTAGTACGCCAGTCCACCACGTTTAATGACAAAGCCCGCTTTGGTAAACACAACCATGACGGTTCGGCCATCGGCCTTAAAACTCAATCCCGTATTTTGAAAGATGCCTTTGGTACTCACGCAGACCGCCTGAAGCCTGTAGTTCATGCCCTTTACGAAACGGGGTATGGGCGTCGTCTTGCCCAGGGGCTTCACCTCACCAGTGGGCGTCAGGGCCACCATCGTTTTGAGGATCTCGGACTCAAAGATTTGCACCTGTACGGTTACGCAGGGTGAAGGGGCGTCGATAACCGCCAACAAGCCATCAAGCTTCACTTCTGCGGCACTGGAGAGGCCAGCAACCAGAAAACTGATCGCCAGTACACCTGTTGTAAACGACCTTCTCGCGGAGGGCACAGGAATTGTGTTCATTTGCCTAATCCTACGGGTCTTTTCCATACTGCCTTCTTACTTCTTACAGCGGCTCCTAGGTTCGGTTTGTTTTTCTAAGCTAAGCACCACTCTCAGGATGTCCTACGCTTGTTCTGTACGTTTAGCCACCCAAATAGGGAGAAAGGCCAGCCTTCATGTTGGCGAAAGGTCAATGGAAGCGTTTCCGTATTGATCTGCATCAATAGTGGCATGTATTAACGGGACTCCTGGCTTTTCCACCTCCCCGATGGGAGGCTCCAACAGGATCTGTATCAGGCAGAAAGAGCTATCAACAGCGGAATGCACTCCACAGAGGCGTCTTTGTAGAGCTTCCACAGGATATCCACCAGTTCATGGCTTCGGATTTACAGATTCGGATCGACTTTGGTCTGGAATAAATCGAAGTTTGATTTTGACACTCGGAAGTCAGACCCGTACTCTGGATGCACTACCCAGTTTGCCAACCTGTCTGAGGTTTCCATGCCTACTCTGTCCGTCCCGTCTGTGTCGGTACCATCTGTGTCAATGCTTCCGGCAGCTCTTCCGGCTGCGGCCTTCATTGCTCCCCTCCTCACCCCCGACCAGCGGGAAGTGCTGCACGCCGTCTTGTGGATGGATCACCCGTCACGTCTTCATCTGTGTGAAGCGCTGGGATTTTCTAAGTCCAAACTGACCAGCTTGGTCGGCATGCTGCTGGAGGAGCACTTGATCGAAGAAGGCGAGGTGCAGCCGTCTAGCGGTGGGCGGCGGGCGCTGGGGTTGCGGCTGAACCGGGCGCTCGGCGTGGTGGTGGGCATCGATTTGGGGGCCACCCATGCCCAAGTTTCGTTGTCTGACCTGACCACCCGCCAGCTGTGTTCGGCGTATGTGGCGATAGAGGTGGGCCGCGGGCCGGGGCCGGTGCTGGCCAACATCGTGCCGCTGATCGACGATCTGCTGACCGGGCAAGGCCTGACCCGCGCCCACGTGCTGGGCCTCGGCATGGGCGTGCCCGGCCCGGTGGAATTTGAAACGGGCCTGCTCATCAGTCCCCCGCTGATGCCCAACTGGGAAGGCTTCAATCTCCGCGCCTATTTTGCTGACCTGTTCGCTGCGCCGCTGGCCGTCGACAACGACGTGAATCTGATGGCGCTGGGTGAACTGCACCATGCCCGCAGGCAGGCTTTGGGAGCGGCCCACACGCCCGGCGCGGTGCGGAGCCGCTGGCCAGGCCAGGAAAATTTCATCGTCGTCAAGCTGGGCACTGGCATCGGCGCGGGCATCATCCTGCGCGGCGAGGTCTTCCGGGGAGCCGACGGCGCGGCGGGTGATATCGGGCACATCAGTGTGGACGCGGCAGGCCCGCGCTGCTCGTGCGGCAATGTGGGCTGCTTGGAGGCGCTGGCGGGCGCGCCCAGCATCGTGCGGGAGGCCCGCGCCGCCGCTGAGGAGGGCCGTAGCCCCATGTTGGCCGCCCTGCTGGAAGTTGCCCCCGACGCCTTCAGCACCCGCGAAGTGGCGCTGGCGGCCCGGCAAGGCGATCCCATCGCCAACGATATTTTGCAACTGGCGGGCACGCGGGTCGGGCAGGTCATCGCCGGGCTGATCAACTTTATGAACCCGTCTCAGGTGCTCCTTTCGGGCGGCGTGGCGCAGGTGGGGCCGTTGCTCCTGGCCAGCGTGCGCCAGAGCGTGTATGCCCGCAGTTTGCCCTTGTCTACCCGCAAGCTCCGAATAGATTATGCCGCGCTGGGCGTGGGGGCTGGGCTGCGCGGAGCATCGGTGCTGGCCATAGAACGGGCGCTGCTGACCGAGGTGAATACGTGATTCCGACTGCCGCCGACAATGCCGCTGCCCCGGACTGGATCAGCTTCGAGAACGTCTCCAAGAGCTTTGGCCCCGTCGAAGTGTTGCGGGACGTGTCGTTTGGCATCCGGCGGGGCGAGGTTCACGCGCTGCTGGGCGAAAACGGCGCGGGCAAAAGCACGCTGATGAAGATGCTGGGTGGCTACCACGCGCCCTCGTCCGGTCAGGTGCGGCTAGGCGGCCAACCCGTTCACTTCCGTTCCAGCCGCGACGCCGAAGCCGAGGGCATCGTACTGATCCACCAGGAATTCAATCTGGCCGAAGACCTGACCGTGGCGCAGAATATCTATCTGGGCCACGAACCCGGCGGATTCCTGATCGATGACGCGGCCATGCGGCGCGGCGCGGCAGAGGCGCTGGCCCGCCTGAGCATCACCCTCGATCCGCGCACGCTGGTACGGCATCTCAGCGTGCCGCAAAAACAGCTGGTCGAAATTGCCAAAGCCCTGTCACGGAGCGCCCGTGTGCTGATCATGGATGAACCCACCGCCACGCTGACGCTGCACGAAACCAATACGCTGCTGGCGCTGATCCGGCAACTGCGGGATTCGGGCGTAACGGTGCTGTACATCAGCCACAAACTGGATGAGGTGGGCCGGATCGCTGACCGCGTGACTGTGTTGCGCGATGGGGGCTACGTGACCACGAAGGACGCTGCCGACTTGAGCCAGCAGCAGATGGCGAACCTGATGGTAGGGCGCGAACTGGAAGATATGTTTCCGGCGCAGGTGCCGCCCCAGCCGCAGGAACGCCTGCGGGTGACGGGTCTGAGTGTGCCGGGCTGGTCGCGCGACCTGAGCTTCGGCGTGCGGGCGGGCGAGGTGCTGGGCTTTGCGGGCCTGGTGGGATCGGGGCGCACCGAAAGTTTTGAAGGACTGTTCGGGTTGCGGCCCCATACGGTGGTCAGCGTGCAGGTGGACGGCCAGCAGCGCCGCATTCGCAACCCGCGTGACGCCGCCCGCGCCGGGCTGGTGTACCTCTCGGAAGACCGCAAAGGCAAAGGCCTGCTGGTGGATTTTGCGCTGACACCCAACCTGACCTTGATGACGCTGGAGGTGTACGCGACGCCCCTGCTGGACGTACAGGCCGAGAAAACAGCGATGGTGCGGGCCGCGCAGGAACACCACATTCGCACCGGGCGGCTGGACGTGACCGCTTCGTCTCTGTCGGGCGGTAATCAGCAAAAGCTGGCGCTGGCCCGAATCTTGGAACGTCACCCCGACGTGATCGTGCTGGACGAACCCACACGCGGCGTGGACGTGGGCGCAAAACGCGAAATCTACCATCTGATTCACGGGCTGGCGGCGGCGGGCAAAGCCGTGATCGTCATCAGTTCCGAGTTGCCCGAACTGCTGGGCCTCTGTCACCGCCTGCTCGTCATGCATGAGGGCCGCCTCGTGGGCAACCTCAGCGGCGCGGCGCTTAACGAACAAGAAGTCATTCAGTACGTCACGGGCCTGAAAAAAGATGACCCCGCCCCCACTAACCAAGACCCACAGGAGCCGCCCCATGTCCACGCCTAGTCCGACCCCCAACACCTCGCCGCTCTCCTCAGTGGCGGCCCCCGGCCCGACCCTGCTGGCCCGGATCGGCAGCCTCGGCCCGCTGCTGGGGCTACTGGCGTTGATGCTGGTGGCCACCGCCCTCAACCCCGATTTCCTAAGCGTGTCCAACCTGACCAACATTCTGACACGGGCCGCTTTCACCGGCATCATCGCGGTGGGCATGACCTTCGTGATCATTTCGGGCGGCATCGACCTGTCGGTAGGGTCGTTGGCGGCGCTGATTGCTGGGGCCATGATTCTGGTCATGAACGCGCTGGTGCCGGGCCTCGGCGCGGGCTGGGGCACGGTGCTGGTGGGCATGGGCTTCGCGCTGCTGCTGGGCGCACTGGCCGGATTCCTGCACGGCGTCATCATCACGCGGGGCCGGGTCGAGGCGTTTATCGTGACGCTGGGCACGCTGGGCATTTTCCGAGCCACCCTGACCTACCTGTCTCAGGGCGGCGCGATCTCGCTGGATCTGGGCGTCAGCGACCGCTACAGCCCGGTGTTTTACGGCTCGCTGCTGGGCGTGCCGATTCCGATTCTGGTGTTCGCGCTGGTGGCCCTCCTGGGCGGTCTGATCCTCAACCGCACCCGCTATGGCCGCTACGTGCAGGCCATCGGCAGCAACGAGCAGGTGGCCCGTTACGCCGCCATCAATGTCGGCGGCGTCAAGATCGCCACCTATGTGCTGCTGGGGGTGTGCGTAGCGGTAGCCACCACCCTGTATGTGCCCCGCTTGGGCAGCGCCTCACCGTCCACAGGCCTCTTGTGGGAACTGGAAGCCATCGCCGCCGTCATCATTGGCGGAACGGCTCTCAAAGGTGGACATGGCCGCATCTGGGGCACGGTGGTAGGCGCGGTGTTGCTGGTCACCATCGAAAACGTCCTGAACCTCACTAACATTATCAGCGTGTACCTCAACGCCGCCGTCCAGGGCGTGGTCATTATCCTCGTCGCCTTCTTTCAGCGCGGAGGCCGCAAATGAGAAAACTCCCGTCCACTTCTGAACTCTCTACTACAACGCCGAATGTTTCTCCCCATCTAAATGGGCAGGGCAGAGGAGGTGCCCCGTGAACTAGAGGTGAGGGATTCAGCCGTGTAAGCCGCGTTTAGGCCATTTGTTCTCAACCCCAAACTCTCTGTTCATCCCTTGAGGAGCACCCTGACATGACCAAATTTGCCCTGCGCCTGACCCTGCTGACCGCCGCCCTGACCACCACGAGCGCTTTTGCCCAGACCAAACAGATTATCGGCGTGTCTATTCCCTCTGCCGATCACGGCTGGACAGCGGGCGTGGTCTATCACGCCAACCAGGCCAAAGCGCAGCTACAAAAGCTGTACCCCACGGCCCAGATTATCGTCAAGACGGCCAAAGATGCCAACGAGCAGGCCAATCAGATTCAGGATTTGTACACCATCAACAAAATTACGGCGCTGGTGATTTTGCCGCAGGAAAGCGCCCCGCTGACCCGCCCGATTGCCAACCTGAAGGCCAAGGGCGTGTTTATTACGGTGGTCGACCGGGGCCTGACCGATCCCAAAGCTCAGAATGCCTATGTGGCGGGCGATAACAACGGCTTTGGCCGGGTCGCCGGAGACTACATCGCCAAGCAACTCGGGGCCGCCGGGGGCAACGTGGTGGTGCTGCGCGGCATTACCTCGGTTGTCGACAACCAGCGCAACGCCGCGTTTCAGGCTGCCGTGACCAAAAATGCCAAGGTGAAGGTGCTCGATTCCCGTTACGGCAACTGGAACCGCGACGACGCCTTCAAAGTCATGCAGGACTACCTGACCCGGTTTCCCAAAATAGATGCAGTGTGGGCCGCCGACGACGATATGGCGGTGGGCGTGCTGCGGGCCATTCAGCAGGCTGGACGCAAAGACATCAAGATCGTGTTGGGCGGCGCGGGCATGAAAGAAATGGTCAAGCGCCTGATGGACGGCGACAAGCTGATTACCGCCAACGTGACCTACCCGCCCAGCATGATTGCCGACGCCATGCGCCTGACCGTGGAAAGCCGCGTGAAGGGCACGCCGCTGGCCGCCAGCACTATTATTCCCTCAGTGCTGATTACCAAGGCCAACGCCAGCAAGTACTACTTCCCCAATTCGCCGTTCTGAGCGGAGCACCAGACGCCGACTCAAAGCTCCGACAACTGATTTTAGCTCCCTCTCCCCATGCGAGGGACTCACAGAGCTGCAAAGCAGTGGGCTGGGGAGGGGGCGAGCGAGCGACGCGCTTACTCTTTTCCCTTCGACTTCCATCTGTTTTCCTGAGGTTCCATCTATGCGCCCCATCACGCTTTTTACTGGACAGTGGGCTGACCTGCCCCTGTCTGACCTTGCCCCGCGAGTGCGGGGACTGGGCTACGACGGCCTCGAACTGGCCTGCTCCGGCGACCATTTTAATGTGCAGCGGGCGCTGACCGAGCCGCAGTACGTGGCCGAAAAACGCGAATTTTTGAAAGATCATGGCCTGACCTGCGCGGCCATCAGCAACCATCTGGTGGGGCAGGCAGTGTGCGACCCCATTGACGAACGCCACCGGGCGATTTTGCCCGCGCACGTGTGGGGCGACGGCGACCCGGAAGGCGTGTGGAGGCGGGCCGCGCAGGAAATGAGCGACACGGCGCGGGCGGCCGCCCTGTTCGGCGTGCCCACCGTCACGGGCTTTACCGGATCGGGCATCTGGCACAGCGCTTACGCCTTTCCGCCCACATCTCAGGCGTACTGGGACGCTGGATTTGAGGACTTCGCCCGCCGCTGGACGCCTATTTTGGAGACCTTCGGCGCACACGGCGTGAACTTTGCACTGGAGGTGCATCCGGGCGAAATCGCCTTCGATACGGTCACCGCCCGCCGCGCTCTGGACGCGGTGAACCACCATCCGCGCTTCGGTTTCAACTACGATCCCAGCCACCTTGCCTATCAGGGCGTAGATTACGTGGGCTTTGTGCGCGCTTTCCCCGAGCGCATTTTTCATGTGCATCTCAAAGATGTCTGGTGGGGACGCGGCACCGGAGAAGTGGGCGTGTTCGGCGGCCACACCACCTTTGGAGACGCCCGCCGGATGTGGGATTTCCGTTCGCTGGGCCGGGGCGATATCCGCTTTCAGGACGTGATCGCGGCGCTGGGCGACATCGGGTACGCTGGCCCGCTGAGCGTGGAGTGGGAAGACGCCCGCATGGAGCGCTGGCACGGGGCAGGGGAGAGCCTGACCTTTGCGCGCGCGCTGGATTTCCCGGCGTCTGGGCAGGCCTTTGACGCCGCCTTTTCAGCACCGGCCTCTGCCAAACAGGAGGGCCAGCCGTGACGCGCCTGCGCTGGGCCATGGTGGGCGGCGGGCCTGGCGCGTTCATTGGGGGCGTTCACCGCCGCGCCGCTGCCCTGACCGGGCAATTTGAACTGGTGGCTGGAGCCTTTTCAAGCGACCCAGAGCGGTCACAGGCCTTCGGGCAAACGCTGGGC is part of the Deinococcus sp. QL22 genome and harbors:
- a CDS encoding GH1 family beta-glucosidase, which encodes MTIQNGSKTVNQTTPIIGAFPPDFIWGVATSAYQIEGATQEDGRGPSIWDTYSRIPGKVLGGESGDVACDHYHRWASDLDLVAGLNLNAYRFSVAWPRILPQGTGNVNAAGLDFYERLVDGALERGLQPHVTLYHWDLPQALQDRGGWPHPDMPDWFTDYALAVYGRLGNRVASYATFNEPWCTAELGYHVGRHAPGLQDLRASLLASYQIQLAHGSVIRALRAQNTAAELGTVLNLYPVDAASERAEDKHAARLVDEKLNRWYLDPIFRGRFPALAVADYAESMPEIDPVALASAKQPLDFLGVNYYFRQWVSEGGASRAGPPSTDAEQTAMGWEVYPEGLHRLLTELHREYQAPKYLITENGAAFDDHWDNGEVHDEARTRFLQSHLHQLHRAMQDGVPVAGYFGWSLMDNYEWAYGYSKRFGIVHVDYETQQRTLKDSAKWYRDFVGQQRQPGQL
- a CDS encoding IS5 family transposase — its product is MRARTYSTDTSDAEWVLLEPLIPAPKPGGRPARIARREIMDAIFYVKRGGVSWRLLPVDFPHWKTVYDYFRQWKQSGLWESINDALRAQVREAEGRNAVPTAGIVDSRSVKTSQKGGSEGTTVARKSTDENII
- a CDS encoding transposase codes for the protein MVDTLGLLLRVKVLPANITDREGSQQLLQELRQNQPQMKLHLFADGGYTGKWEGWVKTTLGYTVEIVQRSDANTRGYWLPEGQKLTEEQIKTFRGHRGFVVIKKRWVVERSFAWLSFDRRLNREYDLLPETTEAFIQLSFIRRMIRRLAALAQQNAVST
- a CDS encoding ROK family protein, whose protein sequence is MLPAALPAAAFIAPLLTPDQREVLHAVLWMDHPSRLHLCEALGFSKSKLTSLVGMLLEEHLIEEGEVQPSSGGRRALGLRLNRALGVVVGIDLGATHAQVSLSDLTTRQLCSAYVAIEVGRGPGPVLANIVPLIDDLLTGQGLTRAHVLGLGMGVPGPVEFETGLLISPPLMPNWEGFNLRAYFADLFAAPLAVDNDVNLMALGELHHARRQALGAAHTPGAVRSRWPGQENFIVVKLGTGIGAGIILRGEVFRGADGAAGDIGHISVDAAGPRCSCGNVGCLEALAGAPSIVREARAAAEEGRSPMLAALLEVAPDAFSTREVALAARQGDPIANDILQLAGTRVGQVIAGLINFMNPSQVLLSGGVAQVGPLLLASVRQSVYARSLPLSTRKLRIDYAALGVGAGLRGASVLAIERALLTEVNT
- a CDS encoding sugar ABC transporter ATP-binding protein, with amino-acid sequence MPTAADNAAAPDWISFENVSKSFGPVEVLRDVSFGIRRGEVHALLGENGAGKSTLMKMLGGYHAPSSGQVRLGGQPVHFRSSRDAEAEGIVLIHQEFNLAEDLTVAQNIYLGHEPGGFLIDDAAMRRGAAEALARLSITLDPRTLVRHLSVPQKQLVEIAKALSRSARVLIMDEPTATLTLHETNTLLALIRQLRDSGVTVLYISHKLDEVGRIADRVTVLRDGGYVTTKDAADLSQQQMANLMVGRELEDMFPAQVPPQPQERLRVTGLSVPGWSRDLSFGVRAGEVLGFAGLVGSGRTESFEGLFGLRPHTVVSVQVDGQQRRIRNPRDAARAGLVYLSEDRKGKGLLVDFALTPNLTLMTLEVYATPLLDVQAEKTAMVRAAQEHHIRTGRLDVTASSLSGGNQQKLALARILERHPDVIVLDEPTRGVDVGAKREIYHLIHGLAAAGKAVIVISSELPELLGLCHRLLVMHEGRLVGNLSGAALNEQEVIQYVTGLKKDDPAPTNQDPQEPPHVHA
- a CDS encoding ABC transporter permease — its product is MSTPSPTPNTSPLSSVAAPGPTLLARIGSLGPLLGLLALMLVATALNPDFLSVSNLTNILTRAAFTGIIAVGMTFVIISGGIDLSVGSLAALIAGAMILVMNALVPGLGAGWGTVLVGMGFALLLGALAGFLHGVIITRGRVEAFIVTLGTLGIFRATLTYLSQGGAISLDLGVSDRYSPVFYGSLLGVPIPILVFALVALLGGLILNRTRYGRYVQAIGSNEQVARYAAINVGGVKIATYVLLGVCVAVATTLYVPRLGSASPSTGLLWELEAIAAVIIGGTALKGGHGRIWGTVVGAVLLVTIENVLNLTNIISVYLNAAVQGVVIILVAFFQRGGRK
- a CDS encoding substrate-binding domain-containing protein — encoded protein: MTKFALRLTLLTAALTTTSAFAQTKQIIGVSIPSADHGWTAGVVYHANQAKAQLQKLYPTAQIIVKTAKDANEQANQIQDLYTINKITALVILPQESAPLTRPIANLKAKGVFITVVDRGLTDPKAQNAYVAGDNNGFGRVAGDYIAKQLGAAGGNVVVLRGITSVVDNQRNAAFQAAVTKNAKVKVLDSRYGNWNRDDAFKVMQDYLTRFPKIDAVWAADDDMAVGVLRAIQQAGRKDIKIVLGGAGMKEMVKRLMDGDKLITANVTYPPSMIADAMRLTVESRVKGTPLAASTIIPSVLITKANASKYYFPNSPF
- a CDS encoding sugar phosphate isomerase/epimerase, whose product is MRPITLFTGQWADLPLSDLAPRVRGLGYDGLELACSGDHFNVQRALTEPQYVAEKREFLKDHGLTCAAISNHLVGQAVCDPIDERHRAILPAHVWGDGDPEGVWRRAAQEMSDTARAAALFGVPTVTGFTGSGIWHSAYAFPPTSQAYWDAGFEDFARRWTPILETFGAHGVNFALEVHPGEIAFDTVTARRALDAVNHHPRFGFNYDPSHLAYQGVDYVGFVRAFPERIFHVHLKDVWWGRGTGEVGVFGGHTTFGDARRMWDFRSLGRGDIRFQDVIAALGDIGYAGPLSVEWEDARMERWHGAGESLTFARALDFPASGQAFDAAFSAPASAKQEGQP